The following proteins come from a genomic window of Sesamum indicum cultivar Zhongzhi No. 13 linkage group LG10, S_indicum_v1.0, whole genome shotgun sequence:
- the LOC105171823 gene encoding probable folate-biopterin transporter 9, chloroplastic isoform X2, whose translation MGYCLMLSTLVVLIGYLTFPLEALSWGSLALIPIASEARPALMACVLLSNLGASIAEVAKDALVAEYGQKNKVPGLQSYAYMASAIGGVLGNLLGGFFLLKTQQTKSMFLAFAAMLALQLTVSLKTREDSLGLSQPSTYPLVRESIPTSIKKQYSDLMAVIKEESVSRPLFWVVSSILAIPILSGSIFCYQTQCLNLDPSVIGMSKVTGQLMLLSLTVLYDRFWKNIPLRKLASIAQMSYAFALLLDLVLVKQLNIQLGIPNEVFALCFSGLAETIAQFKLLPFCVLFASLAPRGCEGSLMSFLGSALCLSSIFSGFLGVGLASFLGITSGNYSSLPLGIMIQFFTALLPLHWIDYVPMSQVVPEKAVKKGRSKRTRRYRRVGRVLFDSVYSYRRERESDLRW comes from the exons ATGGGATATTGTCTGATGCTCTCTACATTGGTGGTGCTCATAGGATACCTTACGTTTCCATTGGAG GCTCTATCATGGGGATCATTGGCATTAATCCCGATAGCAAGTGAAGCTCGTCCAGCTCTCATGGCATGTGTTCTTTTGAGTAATCTCGGGGCATCGATTGCAGAAGTTGCAAAGGATGCCCTCGTTGCTGAGTATGGCCAGAAGAACAAAGTGCCTGGCCTCCAGTCTTATGCGTATATGGCCTCAGCTATAGGTGGGGTTCTTGGAAATTTACTAGGTGGATTTTTCTTACTCAAAACACAACAGACGAAATCAATGTTCCTAGCCTTTGCAGCTATGCTCGCGCTTCAACTCACAGTATCTTTAAAAACGAGAGAGGATTCCCTTGGTTTATCTCAACCATCAACTTACCCTCTTGTGAGGGAATCGATTCCAACAAGCATCAAGAAACAATACTCTGACCTTATGGCAGTGATCAAAGAAGAGAGCGTATCACGCCCTCTATTTTGGGTCGTGTCATCGATTTTAGCAATCCCAATTTTGTCAGGTTCAATCTTTTGCTACCAGACTCAGTGCCTGAATCTTGATCCATCAGTTATCGGAATGTCAAAGGTGACTGGACAACTGATGCTTCTTTCATTGACTGTACTCTATGATCGGTTCTGGAAGAATATTCCTTTGAGAAAGTTGGCCAGCATTGCACAGATGTCATATGCATTTGCGCTTCTTCTTGATCTTGTCCTGGTTAAACAGTTAAACATCCAACTTGGAATCCCAAACGAGGTATTTGCTCTATGTTTCTCCGGGTTGGCAGAAACCATTGCACAATTTAAGCTCTTGCCATTCTGCGTGCTGTTTGCAAGCTTAGCTCCACGGGGCTGTGAAGGATCGTTAATGTCTTTCTTGGGTTCTGCCTTGTGTTTATCGTCCATATTCAGTGGGTTCTTAGGCGTCGGTCTGGCTTCGTTTCTTGGTATAACATCTGGCAATTACTCAAGTCTACCTTTGGGAATCATGATACAGTTTTTCACAGCTTTGTTACCTCTCCACTGGATCGATTACGTGCCTATGTCGCAAGTTGTGCCTGAAAAGGCTGTGAAGAAAGGTAGAAGTAAACGAACAAGAAGATATAGGAGAGTGGGACGGGTTTTATTTGATTCTGTATATTCCTATCGTCGAGAAAGAGAATCTGATCTGCGCTGGTGA
- the LOC105171823 gene encoding probable folate-biopterin transporter 9, chloroplastic isoform X1 has translation MSIMVPTLISGRNPLFLIDPGTRYPLQNHSLLPLKSRIHCSQQRNPKNAMKEYRRPRTPILKPVIISPDEEMSIIRNESGKSVVFGGKNGFLEVGNKDMMVLCGLGYYVNGFRGFPWLALNFHMAHNLNMHPSTLQLVQNSGNLPMVAKPLYGILSDALYIGGAHRIPYVSIGVLLQALSWGSLALIPIASEARPALMACVLLSNLGASIAEVAKDALVAEYGQKNKVPGLQSYAYMASAIGGVLGNLLGGFFLLKTQQTKSMFLAFAAMLALQLTVSLKTREDSLGLSQPSTYPLVRESIPTSIKKQYSDLMAVIKEESVSRPLFWVVSSILAIPILSGSIFCYQTQCLNLDPSVIGMSKVTGQLMLLSLTVLYDRFWKNIPLRKLASIAQMSYAFALLLDLVLVKQLNIQLGIPNEVFALCFSGLAETIAQFKLLPFCVLFASLAPRGCEGSLMSFLGSALCLSSIFSGFLGVGLASFLGITSGNYSSLPLGIMIQFFTALLPLHWIDYVPMSQVVPEKAVKKGRSKRTRRYRRVGRVLFDSVYSYRRERESDLRW, from the exons ATGTCAATCATGGTTCCTACATTAATTTCCGGCCGAAACCCATTATTTCTAATCGATCCAGGTACACGATACCCTTTACAGAATCATAGTTTATTGCCTCTGAAATCAAGAATTCATTGTTCTCAGCAGCGGAACCCCAAGAACGCTATGAAGGAGTACAGAAGGCCCAGAACCCCTATATTGAAACCTGTTATCATCAGCCCAGATGAAGAGATGTCTATTATCAGAAATGAATCTGGAAAAAGTGTCGTGTTTGGGGGAAAGAATGGGTTTTTAGAAGTAGGCAATAAGGATATGATGGTTTTGTGTGGGCTTGGTTACTACGTGAATGGGTTCAGGGGGTTTCCATGGCTGGCGCTGAATTTCCACATGGCCCACAATCTTAACATGCATCCATCCACATTGCAGCTTGTGCAGAATTCTGGTAATTTGCCTATGGTTGCAAAGCCTTTATATGGGATATTGTCTGATGCTCTCTACATTGGTGGTGCTCATAGGATACCTTACGTTTCCATTGGAG TCCTTTTACAGGCTCTATCATGGGGATCATTGGCATTAATCCCGATAGCAAGTGAAGCTCGTCCAGCTCTCATGGCATGTGTTCTTTTGAGTAATCTCGGGGCATCGATTGCAGAAGTTGCAAAGGATGCCCTCGTTGCTGAGTATGGCCAGAAGAACAAAGTGCCTGGCCTCCAGTCTTATGCGTATATGGCCTCAGCTATAGGTGGGGTTCTTGGAAATTTACTAGGTGGATTTTTCTTACTCAAAACACAACAGACGAAATCAATGTTCCTAGCCTTTGCAGCTATGCTCGCGCTTCAACTCACAGTATCTTTAAAAACGAGAGAGGATTCCCTTGGTTTATCTCAACCATCAACTTACCCTCTTGTGAGGGAATCGATTCCAACAAGCATCAAGAAACAATACTCTGACCTTATGGCAGTGATCAAAGAAGAGAGCGTATCACGCCCTCTATTTTGGGTCGTGTCATCGATTTTAGCAATCCCAATTTTGTCAGGTTCAATCTTTTGCTACCAGACTCAGTGCCTGAATCTTGATCCATCAGTTATCGGAATGTCAAAGGTGACTGGACAACTGATGCTTCTTTCATTGACTGTACTCTATGATCGGTTCTGGAAGAATATTCCTTTGAGAAAGTTGGCCAGCATTGCACAGATGTCATATGCATTTGCGCTTCTTCTTGATCTTGTCCTGGTTAAACAGTTAAACATCCAACTTGGAATCCCAAACGAGGTATTTGCTCTATGTTTCTCCGGGTTGGCAGAAACCATTGCACAATTTAAGCTCTTGCCATTCTGCGTGCTGTTTGCAAGCTTAGCTCCACGGGGCTGTGAAGGATCGTTAATGTCTTTCTTGGGTTCTGCCTTGTGTTTATCGTCCATATTCAGTGGGTTCTTAGGCGTCGGTCTGGCTTCGTTTCTTGGTATAACATCTGGCAATTACTCAAGTCTACCTTTGGGAATCATGATACAGTTTTTCACAGCTTTGTTACCTCTCCACTGGATCGATTACGTGCCTATGTCGCAAGTTGTGCCTGAAAAGGCTGTGAAGAAAGGTAGAAGTAAACGAACAAGAAGATATAGGAGAGTGGGACGGGTTTTATTTGATTCTGTATATTCCTATCGTCGAGAAAGAGAATCTGATCTGCGCTGGTGA